A stretch of Triticum aestivum cultivar Chinese Spring chromosome 1D, IWGSC CS RefSeq v2.1, whole genome shotgun sequence DNA encodes these proteins:
- the LOC123170008 gene encoding uncharacterized protein, with product MATTRLRLLLLIFTLLAGTAVFSVSAARDATDETVVAGPVSDVPDETVVAGPVGAEPSAYEMLEKFGFPKGILPVGVTDYTLRRSDGAFQVFMDKDCEFEVDGGYKLTYKQTISGRVAGGSLWDLRGVSVKIFFVNWGIDQVLMADADHLMFYVGPLSQAFTSDNFEESPQCRCGVADVGESAGVGVAAM from the coding sequence ATGGCCACCACGCGACTCCGCCTCCTACTCCTCATATTTACGCTGCTCGCCGGCACCGCCGTCTTCTCCGTCTCCGCTGCCCGCGACGCCACTGACGAGACGGTGGTCGCGGGTCCGGTCAGCGACGTCCCCGACGAGACGGTGGTCGCGGGTCCGGTCGGCGCGGAGCCGAGCGCGTACGAGATGTTGGAGAAATTTGGCTTCCCGAAGGGAATACTCCCGGTGGGCGTCACCGACTACACGCTCCGGCGGTCGGACGGCGCGTTCCAGGTGTTCATGGACAAGGATTGTGAGTTCGAGGTGGACGGCGGGTACAAGCTTACCTACAAGCAGACGATCTCCGGCAGGGTGGCCGGCGGCAGCTTGTGGGACCTCCGGGGCGTCTCGGTGAAGATCTTCTTCGTCAACTGGGGCATCGACCAGGTGCTCATGGCCGACGCCGACCACCTCATGTTCTACGTCGGCCCGCTCTCCCAGGCCTTCACGTCGGACAACTTCGAGGAGTCCCCGCAGTGCAGGTGCGGCGTCGCGGATGTTGGCGAGAGCGCCGGCGTCGGCGTGGCGGCGATGTAG